Proteins from a single region of Crassaminicella profunda:
- a CDS encoding tetratricopeptide repeat protein, whose translation MNLVQKIKIKRILRNINRGNVERALNLTESMSEGYEKAFYKGVCYFEKGFLKEAEENLEHGLSKKENYHCTRVLVEVYLQKKEWDKAYDLLKSYNHIQDVKKMMKIIKDPKEREKYIMYYNLISNALKSIRYKAYDESIIYYEKALEYSIDKAYLYNQIGAIYLNYKKNKKIAQEYFLKAWEICPENSIYKKNYAKAKLM comes from the coding sequence ATGAATCTTGTACAAAAGATTAAAATAAAGCGTATTTTAAGAAATATTAATAGAGGGAATGTAGAAAGAGCATTAAATTTAACAGAATCTATGAGTGAGGGCTATGAAAAAGCTTTTTATAAAGGAGTATGCTATTTTGAAAAAGGCTTTTTAAAAGAGGCGGAGGAAAATCTTGAACATGGCCTTTCAAAGAAAGAGAATTATCATTGTACAAGAGTTCTAGTAGAAGTTTATTTACAGAAAAAAGAATGGGACAAAGCGTATGACCTTTTAAAATCATATAATCATATACAAGATGTAAAAAAAATGATGAAGATAATAAAAGATCCAAAGGAAAGAGAAAAATATATTATGTATTATAATCTTATATCTAATGCTTTAAAAAGCATTAGATATAAAGCTTATGATGAAAGTATTATATATTATGAAAAGGCATTAGAATATTCAATAGACAAGGCTTATTTATATAATCAAATAGGAGCAATTTATTTGAATTATAAAAAAAATAAGAAAATAGCTCAAGAATATTTTTTAAAAGCTTGGGAAATTTGTCCTGAAAATAGTATTTACAAAAAAAATTATGCTAAAGCAAAATTAATGTAA
- a CDS encoding GntP family permease, whose amino-acid sequence MSSGFGLLAIIVIAVIGMIVLISKFKWHPFIVLLLSGYFVGLAAGMPVDEMLKTIKSGFGGILGNIGIVIIAGTIIGTILEKTGAALTMANTILKIVGKDKAALTMSLTGYVTSIPVFCDSGFVILSPINRALAENSKVSLSVMATALSAGLYATHCLVPPTPGPIIMADTLKANLGLVIIVGALVSIPVMIAGYIYAIKVGSKYDVPANPDTTVEELLEKYGKLPGALASFAPILLPIVLIALKSIADFPSHPLGTGVLKSSFDFIGNPITALIFGVFLALQLVPKSEHENKFEWVSNGIVNSASILAITGAGGALGAILRALPIADTLGSALLKLNIGILVPFIIAAILKTAMGASTVSMIITSAMVAPLMSQMGMNSEIAKVLVVLAIGAGAMTVSHANDSYFWVVSQFSDLDTATAYKCQTGVTLVQGITAIAVISVLAMVLV is encoded by the coding sequence ATGAGTTCTGGTTTTGGGTTACTTGCAATTATAGTTATTGCTGTTATTGGTATGATAGTTTTAATATCAAAGTTTAAATGGCATCCTTTTATTGTATTACTTCTTAGTGGTTACTTTGTTGGATTAGCGGCAGGAATGCCAGTAGATGAAATGCTTAAAACAATTAAATCTGGTTTTGGAGGAATATTAGGAAATATAGGGATTGTTATTATTGCTGGAACAATTATAGGAACAATTCTTGAGAAAACAGGTGCAGCATTAACAATGGCAAATACAATATTGAAAATAGTAGGAAAAGATAAAGCTGCTCTTACTATGAGTTTAACAGGTTATGTAACGAGTATTCCTGTATTTTGTGATTCAGGTTTTGTTATTTTATCACCAATCAATAGAGCATTAGCAGAAAACTCTAAAGTATCATTATCGGTTATGGCTACAGCATTAAGTGCAGGTCTTTATGCTACCCATTGCTTAGTACCACCAACTCCTGGGCCAATTATTATGGCAGATACATTAAAAGCAAATCTTGGATTGGTTATTATAGTTGGAGCATTGGTTTCAATTCCTGTAATGATTGCTGGATATATATATGCTATAAAAGTGGGTTCGAAATATGATGTTCCTGCAAATCCAGATACAACAGTAGAAGAATTATTAGAAAAGTATGGTAAACTCCCTGGAGCACTTGCTTCATTTGCACCAATATTATTGCCAATTGTTTTAATAGCTTTAAAATCTATTGCTGATTTTCCATCACATCCATTAGGAACAGGGGTTTTAAAGAGTAGTTTTGATTTTATTGGTAATCCTATTACAGCTTTGATCTTTGGGGTTTTCTTAGCATTACAACTTGTTCCTAAAAGTGAACATGAAAATAAATTTGAGTGGGTATCTAATGGTATTGTGAATTCGGCTTCAATATTAGCCATAACTGGTGCAGGAGGAGCATTAGGTGCAATATTAAGAGCTTTACCTATAGCAGATACCTTAGGAAGTGCTTTATTAAAATTAAACATTGGAATATTAGTTCCATTCATCATTGCAGCAATACTCAAGACAGCTATGGGAGCATCAACAGTTTCTATGATTATTACTTCAGCTATGGTTGCTCCATTAATGTCTCAAATGGGTATGAATTCAGAAATTGCAAAAGTACTTGTTGTTCTTGCTATAGGTGCAGGTGCTATGACAGTTTCTCATGCAAATGATAGTTATTTCTGGGTAGTATCTCAATTTTCTGATTTAGATACAGCAACAGCTTATAAATGTCAGACTGGAGTTACTTTGGTTCAAGGGATCACTGCAATTGCTGTTATTAGTGTGTTGGCAATGGTTTTAGTATAA
- a CDS encoding CdaR family transcriptional regulator yields the protein MNFQNIAQKLVDATMKIIDKRNINIMDKNGFIIASGDKKRVNTFHKGADDVIKSNKMVEIYPEDVKNYPGAKEGVNMPINIQGKVLGVVGVYGHPNEVRIIAKLVKTSIELAFEQYLIAEQVKIVKDLKQQIIRKIIYEDVKEKEEEILCLCKIANLNMDKKRIGIIIKLSNDNKIDSAANFKSMREIEKFLVNSSFVENDDIIGIINEKFVILKEVPIRNFKNEKEYMKSVSRKIYEKCGLDVRIACGSLNIGTYGLKKSFFEAKALLRNTYESIQDINDLKTQTCYLLNQINDDELEHFIRPIYNKILNSEGKVEIWIINTLKALFENDLNINKTAKRLYLHKNSLTYRIKKIEAITGLSIMSNFNHSILLRLLTIYVDKNNKTKEEL from the coding sequence ATGAATTTTCAAAATATTGCTCAAAAATTAGTGGATGCTACAATGAAAATTATTGATAAGCGGAATATAAACATTATGGATAAAAATGGGTTTATTATTGCTTCTGGAGATAAAAAAAGGGTTAATACTTTTCATAAGGGAGCAGATGATGTTATTAAATCTAATAAGATGGTAGAAATATATCCAGAAGATGTAAAAAACTATCCTGGAGCTAAAGAAGGAGTAAATATGCCTATAAACATTCAAGGTAAAGTCTTGGGAGTTGTGGGAGTGTATGGACATCCTAATGAAGTTAGAATTATTGCGAAACTTGTCAAGACTTCAATAGAATTAGCTTTTGAGCAATATTTAATAGCAGAGCAGGTGAAAATTGTTAAAGATTTAAAACAACAAATAATAAGAAAGATCATATATGAAGATGTTAAAGAAAAAGAAGAAGAAATTTTATGTCTTTGCAAAATAGCAAATTTGAATATGGATAAAAAAAGAATTGGAATTATTATTAAATTATCCAATGACAATAAAATTGATTCAGCAGCAAATTTTAAAAGTATGAGAGAAATTGAGAAATTTTTAGTAAATAGTAGTTTTGTAGAAAATGACGATATTATTGGAATTATCAATGAAAAATTTGTAATTTTAAAGGAAGTCCCTATAAGAAATTTTAAGAATGAAAAAGAATATATGAAAAGTGTATCAAGAAAAATATATGAAAAATGCGGATTAGACGTAAGAATTGCCTGTGGTAGCCTAAATATAGGGACCTATGGATTAAAAAAATCATTTTTTGAAGCAAAAGCGTTACTAAGAAATACGTATGAATCAATACAAGATATTAATGATCTTAAAACACAAACTTGTTATCTTCTTAATCAAATAAATGATGATGAATTAGAACATTTTATTAGGCCTATATATAATAAGATTTTAAATAGTGAAGGTAAGGTTGAAATATGGATTATAAATACCCTTAAGGCACTGTTTGAAAACGATTTAAATATAAATAAAACTGCAAAAAGATTGTATCTGCACAAAAATTCATTAACTTATAGAATAAAAAAAATAGAAGCAATTACAGGTTTATCTATAATGTCTAATTTTAATCATTCAATTTTACTAAGATTACTCACTATATATGTTGATAAAAATAATAAAACAAAGGAGGAATTGTAA
- a CDS encoding MBL fold metallo-hydrolase: MSIRITTLIENIRGEHLGLECEHGISFYIKTDDTAVLFDTGKSNKFIKNAEELGIDLTKVEHVVLSHGHYDHTGGFKYLVEKIGNSFDFHISKDFFDKKYGFNGLAYQFLGSNFDKRYLRKNDINTEYVTDDMVEISKGIYLFSNFKQVYEYEKINPRFYKENNNKLVVDRFEDEIVVAIETNKGLLVILGCSHPGVVNILEAIINRTGKTIYGIVGGTHLVEADNQRIVHTLEYFEEKKIKLLGICHCTGERAIKELKKFKEQFFYNSTGTSIIIDE, from the coding sequence TTGTCTATTAGAATTACAACTTTAATTGAAAATATAAGAGGAGAGCATTTAGGATTAGAATGTGAACACGGTATATCATTTTATATTAAAACAGATGATACAGCTGTTTTATTTGACACAGGTAAAAGTAATAAGTTTATAAAAAATGCTGAGGAATTAGGAATCGATTTAACAAAAGTAGAACATGTTGTTTTAAGTCATGGGCATTATGATCATACAGGAGGATTTAAATATTTAGTTGAAAAGATAGGAAATTCATTTGACTTCCATATTAGTAAGGATTTTTTTGATAAGAAATATGGATTTAATGGACTAGCATATCAATTTTTAGGAAGCAACTTTGATAAAAGATATTTAAGGAAAAATGATATTAATACTGAATATGTAACAGATGATATGGTTGAGATTTCAAAGGGCATATATTTGTTTTCGAATTTTAAACAAGTATATGAGTATGAAAAAATTAATCCACGATTTTATAAAGAAAACAATAACAAGCTTGTAGTGGATAGATTTGAAGATGAAATTGTAGTTGCAATAGAAACGAATAAAGGATTATTAGTGATTCTTGGGTGTTCTCATCCAGGGGTAGTAAATATTTTAGAGGCGATTATAAATCGTACTGGAAAAACTATATATGGTATTGTTGGTGGAACACATCTAGTGGAAGCAGATAATCAAAGAATCGTTCATACATTAGAATATTTTGAAGAGAAAAAAATAAAATTACTTGGCATATGTCATTGTACTGGAGAAAGAGCTATTAAAGAATTAAAAAAATTTAAAGAACAATTTTTTTATAATAGTACGGGAACTTCGATAATTATTGATGAATAA
- the amrS gene encoding AmmeMemoRadiSam system radical SAM enzyme, with product MLHDGLFYEKWNDKIKCFLCPHNCIIDNDQFGLCSVRTNKVGTLKTINYGEITAMASDPIEKKPLYHFKPMKNILSVGSFGCNFSCGFCQNYGIAHHKPKSEYVSSDKLIETCLNLKDNVGIAFTYNEPSIWYEYVYETSKKLKEKYPDFNIVLVTNGYIELEPLLKLLSYVDAMNIDLKSFRQDYYKKICGGDVKAVLRTIEESNKKCHVEITTLLVNGLNDSREEIEKISSYLGQLDKNIPLHLSRYFPTYKMDRPPTEIDVMIKAKEMAEKYLNYVYLGNVSNADHSTYCPKCRKLLVERNGFSSKIYINDNICPVCGYDIRILL from the coding sequence TTGTTACATGATGGATTATTTTATGAAAAATGGAATGACAAAATAAAATGTTTCTTATGTCCCCATAATTGTATTATAGATAATGATCAGTTTGGTTTATGCTCTGTTAGAACAAATAAAGTGGGTACTCTTAAAACTATAAACTATGGAGAAATAACAGCCATGGCAAGTGACCCTATAGAGAAAAAACCTCTTTATCATTTTAAACCTATGAAAAATATCCTATCAGTAGGAAGCTTTGGGTGTAATTTTTCTTGTGGTTTTTGTCAAAATTATGGGATAGCTCATCATAAACCTAAAAGTGAGTATGTATCTTCCGATAAGTTGATAGAAACCTGCTTAAATTTAAAGGATAATGTAGGTATAGCCTTTACTTATAATGAACCCTCTATCTGGTACGAGTATGTATATGAAACTTCAAAGAAGCTTAAAGAAAAGTATCCAGATTTTAATATAGTTCTTGTTACAAATGGATATATAGAATTAGAACCTTTATTAAAGCTATTATCTTATGTAGATGCTATGAATATAGACTTAAAATCTTTTAGGCAAGATTATTATAAAAAAATATGTGGTGGAGATGTTAAAGCTGTACTAAGAACCATTGAAGAATCAAATAAAAAATGTCATGTAGAAATAACCACATTATTAGTAAATGGTCTTAATGATTCTAGAGAAGAAATAGAAAAAATTTCTTCTTACTTAGGACAATTAGACAAAAATATTCCACTACACTTATCTCGATATTTTCCAACATATAAAATGGATCGTCCTCCTACAGAAATAGATGTAATGATAAAGGCAAAGGAGATGGCAGAAAAATATTTAAATTATGTGTATTTAGGAAATGTGTCTAATGCTGATCATTCTACTTATTGTCCTAAATGTAGAAAGCTTTTGGTAGAACGAAACGGTTTTTCCTCAAAAATTTATATTAATGATAATATATGCCCAGTGTGTGGATATGATATAAGAATATTGTTATAA
- the amrA gene encoding AmmeMemoRadiSam system protein A, with product MGKIYAFYTMPHPPIIIPEVGRGEEKKIKETSDACYKVAKEIAHIKPDTIIIVTPHGPLFRDAVAISAGENIYGNLSKFGAAQVELNLDINVPLTEKIIEYSEKEKILSAEITKSSALQYGIKYELDHGAIVPLYFINKKFLNYKVVHITYGMLPKIQLYKFGMCIKKAVEDSNMKAVFIASGDLSHKLTEDGPYEYSSYGEKFDKEIISLLKNGDVLGVFNIDHTTVEEAGECGLRSYYIMLGAMNGYDMKGNLLAYEGTFGVGYGVMNFSMKESNKDTYNQLIEDKKKRMIQKVESMDTYVRLARESLTHYLMYGEYMDIPDYAKDEIKKCKSGVFVSLKKEGRLRGCIGTIFPTTENVATEIIRNAVAAGERDPRFSPVREDELEELDFSVDVLTEPQEASREELDPKKYGVIVRSGFKSGLLLPNLEGVDTVKQQLDIALQKGNISSDENYMIEKFEVIRHR from the coding sequence ATGGGAAAAATATATGCTTTTTATACAATGCCTCATCCACCAATTATAATTCCAGAAGTAGGACGAGGCGAGGAAAAAAAAATAAAAGAAACATCTGATGCATGCTATAAAGTTGCAAAAGAGATAGCTCATATTAAACCAGATACAATCATAATCGTTACACCACATGGCCCACTTTTTAGGGATGCAGTTGCAATATCTGCTGGAGAGAACATATATGGAAATTTGAGCAAATTTGGAGCTGCACAGGTAGAGCTAAATTTAGATATAAATGTACCTTTAACAGAAAAAATAATTGAGTACTCAGAAAAAGAAAAGATTTTATCTGCAGAAATAACAAAAAGTTCTGCTCTACAATATGGAATAAAATATGAATTAGATCATGGTGCTATCGTACCTTTGTATTTTATAAATAAGAAGTTTTTAAATTATAAAGTAGTTCATATAACCTATGGTATGCTACCTAAAATACAGCTTTATAAATTTGGTATGTGTATTAAAAAAGCTGTAGAAGATAGTAATATGAAAGCAGTATTTATTGCTAGTGGCGATTTATCACATAAGCTTACTGAGGATGGACCATATGAATACAGTTCTTATGGAGAAAAATTTGATAAAGAAATTATATCTTTACTTAAAAATGGAGATGTCCTTGGTGTATTTAATATAGATCATACTACTGTTGAAGAAGCAGGTGAGTGTGGACTTAGGTCTTATTATATTATGTTAGGTGCAATGAACGGGTATGATATGAAAGGGAATCTTTTAGCTTATGAAGGTACTTTTGGCGTAGGCTACGGTGTTATGAATTTTTCTATGAAAGAGAGTAATAAAGATACTTATAATCAGTTAATAGAAGATAAGAAAAAAAGAATGATACAGAAAGTAGAAAGTATGGATACTTATGTAAGGCTTGCTCGTGAAAGTTTAACCCATTATTTGATGTATGGGGAGTATATGGATATACCTGATTATGCAAAGGATGAAATAAAGAAATGTAAAAGCGGAGTTTTTGTGTCATTAAAAAAAGAAGGTCGATTAAGAGGCTGTATAGGGACTATTTTTCCAACGACAGAAAATGTAGCTACTGAAATTATTAGAAATGCTGTGGCGGCTGGGGAACGTGATCCTAGGTTTAGTCCTGTAAGAGAAGATGAATTGGAGGAACTAGATTTTTCTGTAGATGTACTTACAGAACCACAAGAAGCATCAAGAGAAGAGCTTGATCCTAAAAAATATGGCGTAATAGTCAGAAGTGGGTTTAAATCAGGATTATTACTTCCTAATTTAGAGGGAGTAGATACTGTAAAGCAGCAGCTTGACATTGCCCTTCAAAAAGGAAATATATCTTCTGATGAAAATTATATGATTGAAAAATTTGAAGTCATAAGACATAGATAG
- a CDS encoding phosphoribosyltransferase, with protein MFIDRRDAGNKLALELEKFKDDHSIILAVPRGGIVTAYETIKKFGFQWDLIMPRKIGSPRNKEVAIGAVTSDGAYFLNEKYVDMLNISQEYIEQEVYEQTKEIKRRLKKYKGNENFPEVKDKTVIIIDDGIATGFTILAAIKSIKKHGAKKIILSVPVASSDAIARLEASVDEIICLLIPDEFYAVGMHYKNFEQSTDEEVMNILNELYIS; from the coding sequence ATGTTTATAGATAGAAGAGATGCAGGAAATAAGCTTGCATTAGAACTTGAAAAATTTAAAGATGATCATTCTATCATTCTTGCTGTCCCAAGAGGAGGTATCGTAACAGCATATGAAACAATCAAAAAATTTGGATTTCAATGGGACTTAATCATGCCAAGAAAAATTGGTTCACCACGAAATAAAGAAGTAGCCATAGGTGCAGTAACTTCAGATGGAGCATATTTTTTAAATGAAAAATATGTAGATATGCTAAATATATCTCAAGAATATATAGAACAAGAAGTATATGAACAAACAAAGGAAATCAAAAGAAGGTTAAAAAAATACAAAGGAAATGAAAATTTTCCTGAGGTAAAAGATAAAACAGTAATAATTATTGATGATGGCATCGCTACTGGTTTTACAATACTTGCTGCAATAAAATCAATAAAAAAACATGGTGCAAAAAAAATAATTTTATCTGTACCAGTAGCATCATCTGATGCAATTGCTCGCTTAGAAGCATCTGTAGATGAAATTATATGCCTATTAATACCTGATGAGTTTTATGCTGTAGGAATGCACTATAAAAATTTTGAACAATCTACAGATGAAGAAGTCATGAACATCCTTAATGAATTATATATATCATAA
- the thiM gene encoding hydroxyethylthiazole kinase — MINQELTIKKLLKIKQDIKLKKPLIHCITNPISINDCANMVLAVGAKPIMAQHPLEVSEITAMSKSLGVNLGNITDNRMESMLISGKIAFEKNIPQVIDLVGVGCSKLRLDYAKKFIAACQPSVIKGNMSEIKTICGLKSNSKGIDVGVCDIVTEQNSDESIEMLKSLSLQTGAIIAATGVVDIITNGTHTYLITNGCEMLSMITGTGCMLTALIASYISSGNILEGTVLAIALMGICGELSQHVKGTGSFRTELIDHMFSISDDMIEKKIKYKLK, encoded by the coding sequence ATGATAAACCAAGAGTTGACAATAAAAAAGCTATTGAAAATAAAGCAGGATATTAAATTAAAAAAACCACTTATCCACTGTATTACAAATCCCATTTCAATAAATGATTGTGCTAATATGGTTCTTGCTGTTGGTGCAAAACCCATTATGGCCCAGCACCCTTTAGAGGTTTCTGAAATTACTGCTATGTCTAAATCACTAGGGGTGAACCTTGGAAATATAACAGACAACAGAATGGAATCCATGTTGATTTCAGGTAAAATAGCCTTTGAAAAGAACATTCCACAAGTAATTGATCTTGTAGGTGTGGGGTGTAGTAAACTTCGCCTAGATTATGCAAAGAAGTTTATTGCAGCGTGTCAGCCAAGTGTTATTAAGGGGAATATGTCTGAAATAAAAACAATCTGTGGGCTAAAAAGTAATTCAAAAGGAATTGATGTTGGAGTATGTGATATTGTAACAGAGCAAAATTCTGATGAAAGTATAGAGATGCTAAAATCGTTATCCCTACAAACGGGTGCTATTATCGCAGCAACAGGAGTAGTAGATATAATAACAAATGGGACGCACACATATTTAATAACAAATGGCTGTGAAATGCTTTCAATGATCACTGGAACAGGCTGCATGCTTACCGCACTTATAGCAAGCTATATTTCTTCTGGGAATATATTGGAGGGCACTGTTCTTGCGATAGCGCTTATGGGAATATGTGGTGAACTTTCTCAACACGTTAAGGGTACTGGAAGTTTCAGAACTGAGCTTATAGATCATATGTTTAGTATTTCTGATGATATGATAGAAAAAAAAATAAAATATAAACTAAAATAA
- the thiW gene encoding energy coupling factor transporter S component ThiW: MEKNSKLLKKVMLAMLVAMGVVISPILRIEGMCPMAHFINIVCSVILGPWYSLLCATLIGVIRMSFMGIPPLALTGAVFGAFFSGVLYRVSKGKLIFAIIGEVIGTGIIGAILSYPVMTFIWGRTGLTWMFYVPSFIMGTLIGGTIAFVFLKALSRAGMLAKIQISMGAKVYDKPRVDNKKAIENKAGY; encoded by the coding sequence ATGGAAAAAAACTCAAAATTATTAAAAAAAGTTATGTTGGCAATGTTGGTGGCCATGGGAGTTGTCATTTCACCAATTCTTCGTATTGAAGGAATGTGCCCTATGGCGCATTTTATTAACATTGTATGTTCTGTTATTCTTGGACCTTGGTATTCACTGCTTTGTGCTACATTGATTGGTGTCATAAGAATGTCTTTTATGGGAATTCCACCTTTAGCTTTAACTGGAGCAGTTTTTGGAGCATTTTTTTCTGGGGTTTTATACAGAGTATCTAAAGGCAAGTTGATTTTTGCTATTATTGGCGAGGTTATAGGAACGGGTATTATAGGAGCCATACTTTCATATCCTGTTATGACATTTATTTGGGGTAGAACAGGGCTTACATGGATGTTTTATGTTCCTTCATTTATTATGGGGACACTTATTGGAGGAACAATTGCATTTGTTTTTCTAAAAGCGCTAAGCAGAGCTGGTATGCTTGCAAAAATTCAGATAAGTATGGGGGCAAAAGTTTATGATAAACCAAGAGTTGACAATAAAAAAGCTATTGAAAATAAAGCAGGATATTAA
- a CDS encoding lysine exporter LysO family protein, translated as MTILPFICLGIGFIVGFQKMTDKFLKTTDFIVNITLIVLMLTIGMNIGVNNSIMSKLNMIGINCFVIALLAIIFSVIFTLLVEKTILPLDKIRENLNAENMNLDNEVNVSEEEKKELSPLVLIMPLSIALGVILGYFVMPKEKAYLLGYILTATLIFLYIGVGISLGNNRSVFKYIKVLGVRIIFISLAIFLGSIAGGFIAGSILNLPPEISVMSSSGMSYYSLTGAYMTKVYGIEIGTYGFVVNVMREFFTVLLLPLLIKISKGSPIAGGAAGNMDTMLMPITKFVGPELGLVTLITGTILTFAVPFVLPILYGVFQ; from the coding sequence ATGACTATTTTACCGTTTATTTGTTTAGGAATTGGGTTTATTGTAGGATTTCAAAAAATGACGGATAAATTTTTAAAAACAACAGATTTTATTGTTAATATAACGCTAATAGTGCTTATGTTAACAATTGGGATGAATATTGGTGTAAATAATTCGATTATGTCAAAGCTTAATATGATTGGGATCAATTGCTTTGTTATTGCTTTGCTGGCAATTATATTTAGTGTGATCTTCACATTGCTTGTTGAAAAGACAATACTGCCCTTAGATAAAATTAGAGAAAATTTGAATGCTGAAAATATGAATTTAGATAATGAAGTAAATGTTTCAGAAGAAGAAAAGAAAGAGCTGTCTCCATTAGTTTTAATTATGCCTCTGAGCATAGCTTTAGGTGTGATATTGGGATATTTTGTAATGCCGAAAGAAAAAGCTTACCTCCTTGGATATATTTTGACTGCAACACTGATTTTTCTTTACATAGGGGTGGGTATAAGTTTGGGAAATAATCGCAGCGTATTTAAATATATTAAAGTTTTAGGAGTGAGGATTATTTTTATTTCCTTAGCTATTTTTTTAGGAAGTATAGCAGGAGGATTTATAGCAGGGAGCATATTGAATTTACCCCCAGAGATTTCAGTCATGTCTTCTAGTGGCATGAGTTATTATAGCTTAACGGGAGCATATATGACAAAAGTGTATGGTATTGAAATAGGAACTTATGGGTTTGTGGTTAATGTTATGCGAGAGTTTTTCACGGTTTTGTTGCTCCCCTTATTGATTAAAATCAGTAAAGGAAGTCCTATTGCTGGGGGTGCGGCAGGTAATATGGATACTATGCTGATGCCTATTACAAAGTTTGTTGGTCCCGAATTAGGATTAGTTACATTAATAACTGGAACAATTTTAACATTTGCTGTTCCATTTGTACTTCCTATTTTATATGGAGTTTTTCAGTAG
- a CDS encoding aldehyde dehydrogenase family protein, which translates to MTHQEYILGLLENAKKAQREFESYTQEQVDAIVKVVAKTVYDNAEELAKMAIEETRMGVYEDKVAKNKGKAKVIWNNLKDKKSVGIIDTDEEQGLMYVAKPIGIIGAVTPTTNPIVTPMCNAMFALKGRNAIVVAPHPRSEMCSRRTVELINKELEKLNAPKNLIQIIHDSSIERTNELMKVVDVVLATGGMGVVKAAYSSGKPSYGVGAGNVQVILDRDVDYLDATAKIIAGRKFDNGIICSGEQTIIAPNDKYDEVVKAMEANGAYYIEEQSVVDKFRKAIFTEKGIINKDVVGQSVQDVAKLAGVEVPEDTKVILLATNGIGKEDILCKEKMCPVMAAFKYDTFDEALHIAQTNLDLEGRGHSTAVHSNNVEHIKKAGVYLTVSRLVVNAPSSTTAGGSLTNGFAPSTTLGCGTWGNNAISENLDYKHLINVSRIGMVIDKKVPTDEEIWA; encoded by the coding sequence ATGACTCATCAAGAATATATTTTAGGATTATTAGAAAATGCAAAGAAAGCCCAAAGAGAATTTGAAAGCTATACGCAAGAACAAGTAGATGCTATTGTCAAAGTAGTTGCAAAAACTGTTTATGATAATGCGGAAGAATTAGCAAAAATGGCTATTGAAGAAACAAGAATGGGCGTATATGAAGATAAGGTTGCTAAAAATAAAGGTAAAGCAAAGGTTATATGGAACAACTTAAAGGATAAAAAATCTGTAGGAATTATTGATACAGATGAAGAGCAGGGGCTTATGTATGTGGCAAAGCCAATAGGAATTATTGGAGCTGTTACACCAACTACAAATCCAATTGTTACGCCAATGTGTAATGCAATGTTTGCATTAAAGGGAAGAAATGCCATCGTTGTTGCACCTCATCCAAGATCAGAAATGTGTAGTAGACGTACTGTTGAGCTTATCAATAAAGAGCTTGAAAAATTAAATGCACCAAAGAATTTAATTCAAATCATTCATGACTCTTCTATAGAGCGTACAAACGAATTGATGAAGGTAGTTGACGTAGTATTAGCTACAGGTGGTATGGGCGTTGTAAAAGCTGCTTATTCAAGTGGAAAACCATCTTATGGTGTTGGAGCTGGAAATGTTCAAGTAATCTTAGATAGAGACGTAGATTATTTAGATGCTACAGCAAAAATTATTGCTGGAAGAAAATTTGACAATGGAATTATTTGTTCAGGAGAGCAAACTATTATTGCACCAAATGACAAATATGATGAAGTGGTTAAAGCTATGGAAGCGAATGGAGCATATTATATAGAAGAACAATCAGTAGTTGATAAATTTAGAAAAGCAATCTTTACTGAAAAGGGAATTATCAACAAGGATGTAGTAGGGCAATCTGTTCAAGATGTAGCAAAACTTGCAGGGGTTGAAGTTCCAGAAGATACAAAAGTTATTTTATTAGCGACAAATGGAATCGGTAAGGAAGATATTCTTTGTAAAGAAAAAATGTGTCCTGTAATGGCAGCGTTTAAATATGATACTTTTGATGAGGCATTACACATTGCACAAACAAACTTAGATTTAGAAGGAAGAGGACATAGTACAGCTGTTCACTCAAATAATGTAGAGCATATTAAAAAAGCAGGGGTGTATTTAACTGTAAGTAGATTAGTTGTAAATGCACCATCATCAACAACTGCTGGTGGATCATTAACAAATGGATTTGCTCCATCAACTACATTAGGATGTGGAACATGGGGGAACAATGCAATTTCTGAAAACCTTGATTACAAACACTTAATCAATGTATCAAGAATTGGTATGGTAATTGATAAGAAAGTCCCAACAGACGAAGAGATTTGGGCATAA